In Xiphophorus maculatus strain JP 163 A chromosome 2, X_maculatus-5.0-male, whole genome shotgun sequence, one genomic interval encodes:
- the banp gene encoding protein BANP: MSGQVLDEIVQITVEEFNQDGRSDLLDSNEDTEERPQKKMRKLSSSQDNSNNSNQELSFIKNLLVSFTESISQRLEGIESKLQSLDATCKVLVRKLDSMAPCAKSPVQVPMVAGSPQGATQTWNKVRCVVPQTNVIVSREHTKGLNQEDTPLENLLSNTVARRRQNTILVKVPGAEESQEEQESGSEASDSVSNSGQSGGAQNGQNVTLITLNAEEDYPEGTWLGDESNSEMRVRCPISPSDMLYISTNCRTAEKMALTLLDYLFHREVQAMSNLSGQGKHGKKQLDPLMIYGIRCHLFHKFGISESDWYRIKQSIDSKCRTAWRRKQRGQSLAVKSFSKRTPRSTVAEEGISDEAAQIETATQQTLHYTLANQQVQFHRIGEDGQVQVIPQGQLHIAQVPQGEEVQITQDSEGNLQIHQVHVGQDGQVLRGAQLIAVASADGGATAVEGSALPPDIQVQYVQLAPVSDHAAAVQAAELAPALQAEMEVKEAIQGAIHGDNGEVVQIVSSVAT, translated from the exons ATGTCTGGACAAGTGCTGGATGAAATAGTACAAATAACAGTGGAGGAGTTTAACCAGGATGGCCGTAGTG ATTTGCTGGACAGTAATGAAGACACTGAAGAGAGGCCAcagaagaaaatgaggaaacTAAGCAGCAGTCAggacaacagcaacaacagtaATCAAGAGCTATCTTTTATTAAG AATCTTCTGGTTTCATTCACTGAGTCGATTAGCCAACGCCTGGAAGGAATTGAGTCAAAGCTACAGTCCTTAGACGCAACGTGCAAAGTTCTTGTCCGCAAACTTGACAGCATGGCTCCCTGTGCTAAGAGCCCCGTACAAGTTCCTATGGTTGCTGGTTCTCCTCAGGGTGCCACTCAAACTTGGAACAAAGTTCGATG CGTTGTCCCCCAAACAAATGTGATTGTTAGCAGAGAACACACAAAGGGATTAAACCAGGAAGACACTCCTCTTGAAAATCTCCTCAGCAA CACAGTGGCCAGGAGACGACAGAATACCATTCTGGTTAAAGTGCCGGGTGCTGAAGAGAGTCAGGAGGAACAAGAGAGTGGCTCAGAGGCCAGTGACTCTGTTTCTAACAGTGGTCAGTCAGGCGGTGCacaaaatggtcaaaatgtCACACTTATCACACTCAATGCAGAAG AAGATTATCCAGAAGGTACTTGGTTGGGAGATGAAAGCAACTCAGAGATGCGGGTTCGCTGTCCAATTTCTCCGTCTGACATGCTTTATATCAGCACAAACTGCCGCACGGCAGAGAAAATGGCTCTGACACTGCTGGACTACCTATTCCACCGGGAGGTCCAGGCAATGTCAAATCTCTCCGGGCAAGGAAAACATGGAAAGAAGCAACTAGACCCTCTCATGATCTATGGCATCCGAT GCCACTTGTTCCACAAATTTGGCATCTCTGAATCAGACTGGTACCGGATCAAGCAAAGCATCGATTCAAAGTGTCGTACCGCCTGGAGACGCAAGCAGCGGGGCCAGAGCCTGGCAGTGAAGAGCTTTTCCAAACGCACTCCACGCAGTACGGTGGCAG AGGAAGGTATCTCAGATGAAGCTGCTCAAATAGAGACCGCCACCCAGCAGACCCTGCATTACACACTGGCCAATCAGCAGGTCCAGTTCCATCGTATTGGTGAAGATGGACAGGTTCAGGTG ATTCCACAGGGACAGCTGCACATCGCCCAGGTGCCACAAGGCGAAGAGGTGCAGATCACGCAGGACAGTGAG ggaAACCTCCAGATTCATCAGGTGCACGTCGGCCAGGACGGACAG GTACTTCGTGGAGCTCAGTTGATAGCCGTTGCTTCAGCCGATGGAGGAGCCACGGCAGTAGAGGGGTCCGCCCTCCCACCTGACATCCAAGTGCAGTACGTGCAGCTAGCTCCTGTTTCAGATCACGCAGCGGCTGTGCag GCTGCTGAACTGGCACCGGCTTTGCAGGCTGAGATGGAGGTGAAAGAAGCCATCCAGGGTGCCATCCATGGAGACAATGGCGAGGTTGTCCAGATTGTCAGCTCTGTGGCCACCTGA